The following coding sequences are from one Rutidosis leptorrhynchoides isolate AG116_Rl617_1_P2 chromosome 11, CSIRO_AGI_Rlap_v1, whole genome shotgun sequence window:
- the LOC139877426 gene encoding uncharacterized protein has protein sequence MKPDLRILCFSLYLLAQFITSFSIMDPIDFLALQSIRKSLEDMPGSNYFSSWDFTSDPCNFAGVYCENEKVIALNLGDPRAGAPGLSGRLHPAIGKLSFLVEFTVVPGRIMGALPGTLSQLKSLKFLAVSRNFISHEIPATLGELRELRTLDLSYNQLTGTIPWALGGLPSLTNVILCHNHLTGSLPRFDSQMLTRLDVKHNDLSGSIGSDGLPSSLQYLSLSWNRFSGPVDYLLPRLNRLNYLDLSLNQFTGSIPGCIFGFPITNLQLERNQFTGPVLPFGSVSIQTLDLSHNMLYGEVSPLFATVQNLYLNNNRFTGSVPTVFVDRLMAGNIRLLYLQHNFLTGMPINSRDEIPLSSSLCLQYNCMVPPVQTPCPINAGTMKTRPTSQCMEWKG, from the coding sequence ATGAAGCCTGATTTAAGGATACTCTGTTTTTCTCTTTATTTACTCGCTCAATTTATCACGAGTTTTTCAATAATGGACCCGATCGATTTTCTCGCGTTACAATCAATACGAAAATCATTAGAAGACATGCCTGGATCTAATTACTTCTCCTCCTGGGATTTCACCTCCGATCCTTGCAATTTCGCCGGAGTTTATTGCGAAAATGAGAAAGTTATCGCGTTAAATTTAGGCGACCCGCGTGCCGGCGCACCAGGTCTTTCGGGTCGGCTTCATCCGGCCATCGGTAAATTAAGTTTCTTAGTTGAGTTCACTGTTGTCCCGGGCAGAATAATGGGCGCATTGCCCGGGACACTGTCTCAACTAAAAAGCTTAAAGTTTTTAGCTGTTAGCCGGAATTTTATTTCTCATGAAATCCCGGCTACGTTAGGGGAGTTACGTGAGCTGAGAACACTCGATTTGAGTTATAATCAGCTCACGGGTACAATCCCCTGGGCGCTTGGGGGTTTACCGAGTTTAACAAACGTTATATTATGTCACAACCATCTTACCGGTTCACTGCCTCGGTTCGATTCGCAAATGTTAACCCGGTTAGACGTTAAACACAATGATTTATCCGGTTCGATTGGTTCAGATGGGCTACCTTCTTCGTTACAATACCTTTCATTATCGTGGAATCGGTTTTCGGGTCCGGTTGACTATCTACTACCTCGGCTCAACCGGTTGAACTACCTAGACTTGAGTTTGAACCAATTCACCGGTTCAATCCCGGGTTGTATTTTCGGGTTTCCAATTACAAATCTCCAACTCGAGAGAAATCAGTTTACAGGACCGGTTTTACCGTTTGGGTCGGTTTCAATCCAGACCCTTGATCTTAGTCACAACATGTTGTATGGGGAAGTGTCGCCACTTTTTGCAACGGTTCAGAATCTTTACTTGAATAATAACCGGTTCACCGGTTCAGTTCCGACGGTTTTCGTGGACCGGTTGATGGCTGGGAATATAAGGTTATTGTATTTGCAACATAATTTTTTAACAGGAATGCCGATTAATTCGAGGGATGAAATTCCGTTGAGTAGTTCGCTGTGTTTGCAGTATAATTGTATGGTCCCACCGGTTCAGACTCCATGCCCGATTAATGCGGGTACAATGAAGACCCGACCCACTTCACAATGCATGGAATGGAAAGGGTAA
- the LOC139874698 gene encoding uncharacterized protein produces the protein MGSRLRGSNSDSEDLRIVQLIQEIEDDDSEVESAPSILRVRGYIPREREVAAQHLWDDYFSEMPKYPQRKFKLRFRMRIQLFLRIVQGITTFQSDNMPEYFTYFSQRVDAIGRPTFTTLQKCTSAIRQLAYGTAPDMWDEYLQMSEQTSILCLDYFCMCIITLYKREYMRSPNEYDVARLYSAYKERHGFRGMLGSIDFTHWEWRNCPVALKGQYTKGDHKKPTLMLEANGTFSSAPFGVNGHEYRKGYYLADGIYPDWATLVKGYSCPTEEPTIKVTRFQASARKDIEIAFGVLQGRFHIIRIASRSMSVNRMRRVVECCLILHNMILEDNGFALSKWEERFTTEEMENGMERIRNRGRDRDIIAREIRDRDMHNQLTEDLVERIWNLPPTFRNAN, from the exons ATGGGTTCGAGGTTACGGGGGTCTAATTCCGACTCCGAAGATTTGCGGATTGTTCAATTAATTCAAGAAATAGAAGATGATGATTCCGAAGTCGAATCGGCACCATCTATTCTGAGAGTTAGAGGTTACATTCCTAGAGAACGGGAGGTTGCTGCACAACATTTGTGGGATGATTATTTTAGTGAGATGCCAAAATATCCACAAAGAAAATTTAAACTCCGTTTTCGCATGCGAATACAATTATTTCTCCGGATAGTGCAAGGTATAACTACTTTCCAAAGTGATAATATGCCAGAATATTTTACTTACTTTTCTCAACGAGTTGATGCTATCGGTAGGCCTACATTTACTACTTTACAAAAATGTACGTCGGCTATACGCCAATTAGCGTATGGCACCGCTCCCGATATGTGGGATGAATATTTGCAAATGAGTGAGCAAACATCAATACTATGTCTAGATTACTTTTGTATGTGTATTATTACATTGTACAAAAGGGAATACATGCGATCTCCGAATGAATACGATGTTGCTAGATTATATAGTGCTTACAAGGAGAGACATGGGTTTAGGGGTATGCTCGGGAGTATAGATTTTACGCACTGGGAGTGGAGGAATTGTCCAGTTGCTTTAAAAGGACAATACACTAAGGGTGATCACAAGAAACCGACCCTTATGCTTGAAGCT AACGGAACATTTTCATCCGCACCATTTGGGGTAAATGGGCATGAATATAGAAAAGGATATTACCTTGCGGATGGTATATATCCCGATTGGGCAACTTTAGTTAAAGGATATTCATGTCCTACTGAAGAACCAACGATTAAGGTTACAAGATTTCAAGCTAGTGCCCGAAAGGATATAGAGATAGCGTTTGGGGTTCTTCAAGGTCGTTTTCATATTATACGCATAGCTTCACGAAGTATGTCAGTTAACAGGATGCGAAGAGTGGTGGAATGTTGTCTCATATTACATAACATGATACTTGAAGATAACGGCTTTGCACTTTCTAAATGGGAAGAAAGATTCACTACCGAAGAAATGGAAAATGGTATGGAACGTATACGAAATAGAGGACGGGATCGAGATATCATCGCAAGAGAAATAAGGGATCGAGATATGCACAACCAACTTACCGAGGATTTAGTCGAGCGTATTTGGAACCTTCCACCGACTTTTCGCAATgcgaattag